In Rahnella sikkimica, the following are encoded in one genomic region:
- the rapZ gene encoding RNase adapter RapZ: MVLMIVSGRSGSGKSVALRALEDMGFYCVDNLPVVLLPQLAQTLVERNTSAAVSIDVRNMPETPEVYEHAMSQLPESFSPQLLFLDADRNTLIRRYSDTRRLHPLSSKNLSLESAIDEEADLLEPLRSAADLIIDTSEMSVHELAEMLRTRLLGKRERELTMVFESFGFKHGIPIDADYVFDVRFLPNPHWDPKLRPMTGLDKPVAAFLDRHTEVHNFIYQTRSYLEQWLPALETNNRSYLTVAIGCTGGKHRSVYIAEELADYFRSRGKNVQSRHRTLEKRKS; encoded by the coding sequence ATGGTGCTGATGATTGTCAGCGGCCGTTCCGGTTCCGGGAAGTCGGTTGCCCTTAGGGCATTGGAAGACATGGGTTTTTACTGTGTGGATAACCTGCCTGTGGTGTTATTGCCGCAGCTTGCCCAGACCCTTGTTGAACGCAATACGTCTGCGGCCGTCAGCATTGACGTTCGTAACATGCCAGAAACACCGGAAGTTTATGAGCATGCGATGTCACAGCTACCGGAAAGCTTTTCGCCACAACTGCTGTTCCTCGACGCTGATCGCAATACCCTGATCCGCCGTTACAGCGACACCCGTCGTCTGCACCCGCTTTCCAGCAAGAACCTGTCCCTTGAAAGTGCAATCGATGAAGAAGCCGATTTGCTGGAGCCTTTGCGCTCTGCCGCCGATCTGATCATCGACACCTCCGAGATGTCCGTTCACGAACTGGCTGAAATGCTGCGTACACGCCTGCTGGGCAAACGCGAACGTGAACTGACCATGGTCTTTGAATCCTTTGGTTTTAAACACGGTATTCCGATTGATGCGGATTACGTTTTCGACGTGCGTTTCCTGCCGAACCCCCACTGGGATCCGAAACTGCGTCCGATGACCGGCCTCGATAAACCGGTTGCTGCGTTCCTCGACCGTCATACCGAAGTGCATAACTTTATCTACCAGACGCGCAGCTACCTTGAACAATGGCTGCCCGCGCTGGAAACCAATAACCGCAGCTATCTGACCGTCGCCATTGGCTGTACCGGCGGTAAGCACCGTTCGGTGTATATCGCCGAAGAGCTGGCTGACTATTTCCGTTCCCGTGGGAAGAACGTCCAGTCCCGCCATCGCACGCTGGAAAAACGCAAATCATGA
- the ptsN gene encoding PTS IIA-like nitrogen regulatory protein PtsN — protein sequence MKDDMINDTALQLTSVLNAECTKSGVHCASKKRALEIISELAAKQLNLSPQVIFDAILTRERMGSTGIGAGIAIPHGKLEEDTLRAVGVFIQLEQPIAFDAIDNQPVDLLFALLVPADQCKTHLHTLSLVAKKLADKGVCRRLRGAQSDEELFQIMTENE from the coding sequence GTGAAAGATGACATGATTAACGATACTGCATTGCAATTAACGTCGGTGCTTAATGCCGAATGCACCAAAAGCGGCGTTCATTGCGCCAGCAAAAAACGCGCTCTGGAAATCATCAGCGAACTGGCGGCCAAACAATTAAATTTGTCACCGCAGGTGATTTTTGACGCCATTTTGACCCGTGAACGCATGGGCAGCACCGGGATCGGTGCCGGGATCGCCATTCCGCACGGAAAGCTGGAAGAAGACACTTTACGTGCCGTCGGGGTGTTCATTCAGCTTGAACAGCCGATCGCTTTTGACGCTATTGATAATCAGCCTGTGGATTTGCTTTTTGCCTTGCTGGTTCCGGCAGATCAATGTAAAACCCATTTACATACCCTGTCTTTAGTCGCCAAGAAACTGGCGGATAAAGGGGTATGTCGTCGTCTGCGCGGAGCGCAAAGTGACGAAGAACTGTTCCAGATAATGACTGAAAACGAATAA
- the hpf gene encoding ribosome hibernation promoting factor, with product MQLNITGHHIEITDPLREFITSKLAKLEQYFDRINQVYVVLSVEKVQKVAEATLHVNGGELHATSEHQDMYAAIDGLVDKLARQLNKHKDKLKQH from the coding sequence ATGCAGCTCAACATTACCGGACACCACATTGAGATCACGGATCCCCTGAGAGAATTCATCACGTCGAAGCTGGCCAAGCTTGAGCAGTATTTCGACCGGATAAATCAGGTGTATGTGGTGTTGAGCGTTGAAAAGGTGCAGAAAGTAGCGGAAGCCACTTTGCATGTGAACGGAGGCGAGTTGCATGCCACCTCGGAACATCAGGATATGTACGCGGCAATTGACGGCCTGGTTGATAAACTGGCCCGTCAGCTGAACAAGCACAAAGACAAACTGAAACAGCACTGA
- the rpoN gene encoding RNA polymerase factor sigma-54 → MKQGLQLRLSQQLAMTPQLQQAIRLLQLSTLELQQEIQLALESNPLLEQTDLHEEIDAVETPDSEGLDTREALEQKDMPEELPLDATWDEIYTAGTPSGTGNDYSDDELPIYQGETTQTLQDYLMWQVELTPFTDTDAAIATSIVDAVDDTGYLTISLDDILESIGDDNVSMDEVEAVLKRVQRFDPVGVAARDLRDCLLIQLSQYATDTPFITEARLIISEHLDLLANHDFRALMRSTRLKEDTLKGAMLLIQSLDPRPGQSINTGESEYVIPDVLVRKVSGVWTVELNSDSIPRLKINQQYAAMGNSARSDSDGQFIRSNLQEAKWLIKSLESRNDTLLKVTRCIVEQQQAFFESGDEFMKPMVLADIASAVEMHESTISRVTTQKFLHSPRGIFELKYFFSSHVSTDSGGEASSTAIRALVKKLIAAENPVKPLSDSKLATLLSDQGIMVARRTVAKYRESLSIPPSNQRKQLV, encoded by the coding sequence ATGAAGCAAGGTTTGCAACTCAGACTCAGCCAACAACTGGCAATGACTCCTCAGTTACAACAGGCCATCCGCCTGTTGCAACTGTCCACGCTTGAGCTCCAACAGGAGATCCAACTCGCGCTGGAGAGCAACCCTCTGCTGGAACAAACTGACCTGCACGAAGAAATTGATGCGGTAGAAACCCCGGACAGCGAAGGGTTAGACACCCGCGAAGCCCTCGAGCAAAAAGACATGCCCGAAGAGTTGCCGCTGGACGCCACCTGGGACGAGATTTATACCGCAGGCACGCCTTCCGGTACCGGCAACGATTACAGCGACGATGAGCTGCCGATTTATCAGGGCGAAACCACCCAGACGCTTCAGGATTACCTGATGTGGCAGGTTGAACTGACGCCGTTTACTGATACTGATGCCGCGATCGCAACGTCTATTGTCGATGCCGTAGATGATACCGGCTACCTGACCATTTCCCTTGACGACATCCTCGAAAGCATCGGTGACGACAACGTCAGCATGGACGAAGTGGAAGCCGTTCTCAAACGCGTTCAGCGTTTTGACCCGGTCGGTGTGGCGGCGCGCGACCTGCGTGACTGCCTGCTGATCCAGCTTTCCCAGTACGCCACAGACACCCCTTTCATCACCGAAGCTCGGCTGATTATCAGCGAACATCTGGATTTGCTGGCGAACCATGATTTCCGCGCACTTATGCGTTCAACCCGGCTAAAAGAAGATACACTGAAAGGAGCGATGCTCCTGATTCAGTCTCTTGATCCGCGTCCGGGCCAGTCAATCAACACCGGTGAATCCGAATACGTGATCCCCGATGTGCTGGTGCGTAAAGTGTCTGGTGTCTGGACCGTTGAATTGAACTCTGACAGCATTCCGCGTTTGAAGATCAACCAGCAATACGCCGCGATGGGCAATTCCGCACGCAGCGACAGCGACGGACAATTTATCCGCAGCAATTTGCAGGAAGCCAAATGGCTGATCAAAAGCCTGGAAAGCCGAAACGATACGCTGCTGAAAGTGACGCGCTGCATCGTTGAACAACAGCAGGCGTTCTTTGAGTCAGGTGACGAATTTATGAAACCCATGGTGTTGGCCGATATCGCCAGCGCCGTGGAAATGCATGAATCGACGATTTCACGCGTAACGACGCAGAAGTTCCTGCACAGCCCGCGTGGCATTTTCGAGCTGAAGTATTTTTTCTCCAGCCATGTCAGTACAGACAGCGGCGGCGAGGCATCGTCAACCGCGATCCGGGCGCTGGTGAAGAAATTAATCGCAGCGGAGAATCCTGTAAAACCGCTCAGTGACAGTAAGTTAGCCACCCTGCTTTCCGATCAGGGGATCATGGTGGCGCGCAGGACTGTCGCCAAATACCGAGAGTCTTTGTCCATCCCGCCCTCAAACCAACGTAAACAGTTAGTTTGA
- the lptB gene encoding LPS export ABC transporter ATP-binding protein, translating into MAKLIAENLAKAYKGRKVVEDVSLNVNSGEIVGLLGPNGAGKTTTFYMVVGIVQRDAGRIIVDDEDISLLPLHTRARRGIGYLPQEASIFRRLSVFDNLMAVLQIRDDLNKEQRNDRANELMEEFHISHLRDNLGQSLSGGERRRVEIARALAANPKFILLDEPFAGVDPISVIDIKKIIEHLRDSGLGVLITDHNVRETLDVCERAYIVSQGKLIAHGTPADILADEQVKRVYLGEEFRL; encoded by the coding sequence ATGGCAAAATTAATCGCAGAGAATCTGGCCAAGGCTTACAAAGGCCGCAAGGTCGTTGAAGATGTCAGCCTGAATGTCAATTCGGGAGAAATCGTCGGATTGCTGGGGCCGAACGGGGCGGGTAAAACCACCACCTTCTACATGGTCGTCGGGATTGTGCAGCGTGATGCTGGCCGTATCATCGTGGACGATGAAGACATCAGTCTTCTGCCATTGCATACCCGTGCCCGTCGCGGTATTGGCTATCTTCCGCAGGAAGCCTCCATCTTCCGCCGTCTGAGCGTGTTTGATAACCTGATGGCGGTGTTACAGATCCGTGACGATCTGAACAAAGAACAGCGTAACGACCGTGCCAATGAGTTAATGGAAGAGTTCCATATTTCCCATTTGCGCGATAACCTCGGTCAGTCCTTGTCCGGGGGTGAACGACGTCGTGTTGAAATTGCCCGCGCACTGGCAGCGAACCCTAAGTTTATCCTGCTGGATGAACCGTTTGCCGGGGTTGACCCGATTTCCGTCATCGACATCAAAAAAATCATTGAGCATTTGCGTGACAGCGGCCTTGGCGTCCTGATCACCGATCACAACGTTCGCGAAACGCTCGACGTTTGTGAGCGTGCCTACATCGTCAGTCAGGGCAAATTGATCGCCCACGGCACGCCAGCCGACATTCTTGCTGATGAACAGGTTAAACGCGTTTATCTGGGTGAAGAATTCCGTCTGTGA
- the lptA gene encoding lipopolysaccharide ABC transporter substrate-binding protein LptA: MKFQAKNKIRDLLIVSSLLAVSIPAFALKDDTTKPITIDSANQALDVNTNTATFTGNVVVNQGTIQVKADKVVVIRPQGVSGKEVVEGYGNPVTFYQMQDNGKPVKGHAQKVRYEVENDLVTLTGNAYLEQLDSNVKGDRITYLVQKQQMEAFSDKGNRVTTVLVPSQLQQKTPAAGGQPTKKSN, translated from the coding sequence ATGAAATTCCAAGCAAAAAATAAAATCCGTGATCTCCTGATCGTCAGCTCGTTGTTAGCCGTGAGCATTCCGGCATTCGCTTTAAAAGACGACACAACGAAGCCGATCACCATTGATTCCGCCAATCAGGCGCTGGATGTGAACACCAACACGGCCACCTTCACCGGTAACGTCGTGGTCAATCAGGGCACCATCCAGGTAAAAGCCGATAAAGTTGTCGTGATCCGTCCTCAGGGCGTATCTGGCAAAGAAGTGGTGGAAGGTTACGGCAATCCGGTGACGTTCTACCAGATGCAGGACAACGGCAAGCCGGTGAAAGGCCATGCGCAGAAAGTCCGCTACGAAGTGGAAAACGATCTCGTGACCCTGACCGGTAATGCGTACCTTGAACAGCTCGACAGCAATGTGAAAGGCGACCGTATTACCTATCTGGTGCAGAAACAGCAAATGGAAGCCTTCAGTGATAAAGGCAACCGTGTGACGACCGTTCTGGTACCTTCGCAGCTGCAACAAAAAACGCCTGCAGCAGGCGGCCAGCCGACCAAAAAGAGTAACTGA
- the lptC gene encoding LPS export ABC transporter periplasmic protein LptC, producing MSKTKLWIILVLTAIVLILVGWSLSDSSDDAPQQVNDQDPTYQTSHTVTMVYDPTGSLTYKLVSDQVKYYTTDQVTWFTNPVATMYDKNKTPTWVLRSDKAKLTQDKMLYLYGHVQGDSLTPETSQLQRIKTDNARVNLTTQDVASDDEVTLYGTGFTSNGMKMRGNLRDKTAQLIEKVTTSYEIPSKK from the coding sequence ATGAGTAAAACAAAACTTTGGATTATCCTTGTCCTGACGGCCATCGTTCTGATTTTGGTGGGCTGGTCATTGTCTGACAGCAGTGATGACGCACCGCAGCAGGTGAACGATCAGGATCCGACTTACCAGACTTCCCACACGGTCACGATGGTCTATGACCCGACGGGCAGCCTGACGTACAAACTGGTTTCAGACCAGGTAAAATACTACACCACCGATCAGGTGACGTGGTTTACCAACCCGGTCGCGACCATGTATGACAAGAATAAAACACCCACCTGGGTGCTGCGTTCTGATAAGGCTAAATTGACTCAGGATAAAATGCTCTATCTTTACGGGCATGTGCAGGGCGACAGCCTGACGCCTGAGACGTCACAGCTACAAAGAATCAAAACGGACAATGCCCGGGTTAACCTGACGACACAGGACGTTGCCTCAGACGATGAAGTAACGCTTTATGGCACAGGTTTTACATCTAACGGCATGAAAATGCGCGGCAATCTGCGTGATAAGACAGCACAGCTGATCGAAAAGGTAACGACCTCTTATGAAATTCCAAGCAAAAAATAA
- the kdsC gene encoding 3-deoxy-manno-octulosonate-8-phosphatase KdsC: protein MSHSAALVETCYGPVSAHVLERAKAVRLLICDVDGVMSDGLIYMGNQGEELKSFNVRDGYGIRCLLTSDIEVAIITGRNAKLLEDRAKTLGIRHLYQGQSDKLLAFRELLDTLSLRAEEVAYIGDDLIDWPVMAEVGLSVAVQDAHPILLPKSDYVTRIAGGRGAVRELCDLILLAQGKLEDAKGLSI, encoded by the coding sequence ATGAGTCATAGCGCAGCCCTGGTGGAGACCTGCTACGGTCCGGTCAGCGCCCACGTGCTCGAACGCGCCAAAGCCGTTCGACTGCTGATTTGCGATGTAGATGGCGTCATGTCTGACGGCCTGATCTACATGGGAAATCAGGGAGAAGAGCTGAAAAGTTTTAACGTTCGCGATGGTTACGGTATCCGTTGCCTGCTGACATCTGACATTGAGGTCGCGATTATTACAGGCCGCAATGCGAAATTACTGGAAGATCGCGCTAAAACCCTCGGTATCCGCCACTTGTATCAGGGGCAATCGGATAAGCTTTTGGCCTTCCGCGAACTGTTAGATACACTGTCATTGCGGGCCGAAGAAGTCGCTTACATCGGCGATGACCTGATTGACTGGCCGGTGATGGCCGAAGTGGGTCTTTCCGTGGCGGTTCAGGATGCACATCCGATTCTGTTGCCAAAATCAGATTACGTGACCCGCATCGCTGGCGGACGTGGCGCAGTACGCGAATTGTGTGATTTGATTCTGCTGGCGCAGGGCAAGCTGGAGGACGCCAAAGGGCTGTCGATATGA
- the kdsD gene encoding arabinose-5-phosphate isomerase KdsD gives MANFTFASDFDFQAVGRDVLKTEREGLEQLDQYINGDFTRACEKIFACTGKVVVMGMGKSGHIGRKMAATFASTGTPAFFVHPGEASHGDLGMVSKQDIVILISNSGEAHEILGLIPVLKRLNITLICMTSNPESTMGKAADVHLCVRVPKEACPLGLAPTSSTTAVLVMGDALAVALLEARGFTPEDFALSHPGGALGRKLLLRVSDIMHTGDEIPHVSRDASLRDALLEITRKNLGMTVICNDLMKIEGIFTDGDLRRIFDMGVNINNAAIADVMTTGGIRVRPSLLAVDALNLMQDKHITCVMVADGDQLLGVLHMHDMLRAGVV, from the coding sequence ATGGCTAACTTTACCTTCGCCTCCGACTTTGATTTCCAGGCCGTCGGGCGTGATGTGCTGAAAACAGAACGTGAAGGACTTGAGCAGTTAGATCAATACATTAACGGTGACTTTACCCGTGCATGCGAAAAAATCTTCGCCTGCACCGGAAAAGTCGTCGTGATGGGGATGGGCAAATCAGGGCATATTGGCCGCAAGATGGCCGCCACGTTTGCCAGCACCGGCACGCCGGCATTTTTTGTCCATCCGGGCGAAGCCAGCCACGGCGATCTGGGCATGGTCTCGAAGCAGGACATCGTCATTCTGATTTCCAATTCCGGTGAGGCCCATGAAATTCTGGGTCTGATCCCGGTCTTGAAACGGCTGAACATCACGCTTATCTGCATGACGTCAAACCCGGAAAGCACGATGGGCAAAGCCGCCGATGTGCATCTTTGCGTGCGTGTACCGAAAGAAGCGTGCCCGCTGGGTCTGGCGCCGACCAGCAGCACTACCGCGGTTTTGGTCATGGGCGATGCGCTCGCCGTCGCGCTGCTTGAAGCACGCGGTTTCACCCCTGAGGATTTCGCCCTGTCGCACCCTGGCGGAGCACTGGGTCGCAAGCTCTTATTGCGCGTCAGCGATATTATGCACACCGGCGATGAGATCCCGCACGTCAGCCGTGATGCCTCTTTGCGTGACGCCCTGCTGGAAATCACCCGCAAAAATCTGGGCATGACAGTCATTTGCAACGATTTGATGAAAATCGAAGGGATCTTTACCGATGGTGATTTACGCCGCATCTTTGATATGGGCGTGAACATTAATAATGCGGCGATTGCCGATGTGATGACGACTGGCGGGATCCGCGTCCGGCCATCGCTTCTGGCGGTCGACGCACTGAATCTGATGCAAGATAAACACATTACCTGCGTGATGGTTGCAGATGGTGACCAGTTGTTGGGTGTGTTACATATGCACGATATGCTGCGCGCTGGCGTAGTTTAA
- a CDS encoding calcium/sodium antiporter codes for MLLAIVLMIVGLLLLVYAADRLVYGAAVLARSLGMPPLVIGMTVVGVGISLPELVVSTTAAINDQMDLAVGNAIGSNIINILLILGGAALIHPLSVRSDILRRELPLLLLVTALCGFLLSDGELSRLDGVLLLASAAAFMLLMIKIARAAEKEGLDTLTYEQMSELPQDSSNTVAFLWLALGFIIMPLASGMIVDNSTVIARYFGVSELVIGLTVIAIGTSLPELATFIAGAIKGEDDIALGNIIGANIFNTCLVLGLPALVAPGSFNPDAFHRDYWVMLAVSVVLSGLCLMRKHRIGHLAGAVLLCGFIAYMAVLFLLPDSIAF; via the coding sequence ATGCTTCTCGCTATCGTACTGATGATTGTCGGCCTGTTACTGCTTGTTTACGCCGCCGATCGTCTGGTGTACGGAGCCGCTGTGCTGGCACGCTCGCTGGGTATGCCGCCACTGGTGATTGGCATGACCGTCGTCGGCGTAGGCATATCCCTGCCTGAACTGGTGGTTTCCACCACCGCCGCCATCAACGATCAAATGGATTTGGCCGTTGGAAACGCAATTGGTTCGAATATCATTAATATTCTTCTGATTTTGGGCGGTGCCGCCCTGATTCATCCACTTTCCGTTCGTTCTGATATATTACGCCGCGAACTCCCTTTATTGTTACTGGTCACAGCGTTGTGTGGTTTTCTGCTCAGCGACGGTGAACTCAGCCGGCTGGATGGTGTTTTGCTGCTGGCCAGTGCCGCCGCGTTTATGCTGCTGATGATAAAAATCGCCCGCGCGGCTGAGAAAGAGGGGCTGGACACGCTGACGTACGAGCAAATGTCCGAGCTTCCGCAAGACAGCAGCAACACCGTGGCATTTCTGTGGCTGGCATTGGGCTTTATTATCATGCCGCTGGCGTCGGGCATGATTGTCGACAACAGTACCGTCATTGCGCGGTATTTTGGTGTCAGCGAGCTGGTGATTGGCCTGACGGTCATCGCCATCGGCACCAGCCTGCCGGAACTGGCGACCTTTATCGCCGGTGCCATTAAAGGTGAAGATGATATCGCGCTGGGCAATATCATTGGTGCCAACATTTTTAACACCTGTCTGGTGCTGGGATTACCCGCACTGGTGGCACCGGGCTCGTTTAACCCGGATGCATTTCACCGCGATTACTGGGTCATGCTGGCAGTCAGCGTGGTGCTTTCCGGCCTGTGCCTGATGCGCAAACACCGGATTGGACATCTGGCTGGTGCAGTATTGCTGTGCGGATTTATCGCCTATATGGCGGTGCTGTTCCTGTTACCGGACAGCATTGCCTTCTGA
- the mlaF gene encoding phospholipid ABC transporter ATP-binding protein MlaF → MSQSESNLVEIKGMSFMRGDRPIFEEINMTVPKGKVTAIMGPSGIGKTTLLRLIGGQLTPDKGEIWFDGDNIPALSRRKLYESRKKMSMLFQSGALFTDLNVFENVAFPLREHSKLPEELLRSTVTMKLEAVGLRGAGELMPAELSGGMARRVALARAIALDPELIMFDEPFVGQDPITMGVLVKLIDELNHALGVTCIVVSHDVPEVLSIADYAYIVAAQHVIAEGTPEELQNNPDPRVRQFLDGIADGPVPFRFPAGDYKTELLG, encoded by the coding sequence ATGAGTCAAAGCGAATCGAATCTGGTTGAGATCAAAGGCATGAGTTTCATGCGCGGCGATCGTCCCATTTTCGAAGAGATAAACATGACCGTGCCGAAAGGCAAAGTCACCGCCATTATGGGGCCTTCGGGGATCGGTAAAACGACGCTCCTGCGCCTTATCGGTGGCCAGCTTACACCGGACAAAGGTGAAATCTGGTTTGACGGAGACAACATTCCTGCGCTGTCACGCCGCAAGCTTTATGAGTCACGCAAGAAAATGAGCATGTTGTTTCAGTCCGGTGCATTGTTTACTGACCTCAATGTGTTCGAAAATGTCGCGTTTCCGCTGCGTGAACACAGTAAGTTGCCAGAGGAATTGCTGCGCAGTACCGTGACCATGAAGCTCGAAGCCGTAGGGTTGCGCGGTGCCGGTGAACTGATGCCAGCAGAATTATCCGGCGGGATGGCGCGACGTGTTGCGCTGGCGCGTGCTATTGCGCTTGACCCTGAACTCATCATGTTTGATGAGCCGTTCGTGGGGCAAGATCCCATCACAATGGGCGTACTGGTCAAACTGATCGACGAACTTAACCACGCGCTGGGCGTGACCTGTATCGTAGTCTCCCATGACGTTCCTGAAGTGCTGAGCATTGCGGATTACGCGTATATTGTTGCGGCACAACACGTTATTGCTGAGGGAACACCTGAGGAGTTGCAAAATAATCCTGATCCTCGGGTTCGCCAGTTCCTTGATGGTATCGCCGATGGACCGGTTCCTTTCCGTTTCCCTGCCGGTGATTATAAAACCGAGCTGCTCGGATGA
- the mlaE gene encoding lipid asymmetry maintenance ABC transporter permease subunit MlaE, which produces MFTKVLASVGRSGINTCASFGRAGLMLFRALVGKPQFARQWPLLVKQLYSVGVLSLLIILVSGLFIGMVLGLQGYLILTTYSAEASLGMMVALSLLRELGPVVTALLFAGRAGSALTAELGLMKATEQISSLEMMAIDPLRRVVAPRFWAGLISMPLLTAIFVAVGIWGGSLVGVDWKGIDSGFFWSAMQTAVDWRKDLLNCLIKSLVFAITVTWIALFNGYDAIPTSEGISRATTRTVVHSSLAVLGLDFVLTALMFGN; this is translated from the coding sequence ATGTTTACTAAGGTATTAGCCTCAGTCGGGCGCAGCGGGATTAATACCTGTGCGTCTTTTGGCCGTGCCGGTTTAATGCTCTTCCGTGCATTAGTTGGCAAGCCGCAATTTGCCCGGCAATGGCCGCTGCTGGTCAAGCAGCTCTACAGCGTTGGCGTGCTTTCTCTGTTAATCATTCTCGTTTCCGGGCTGTTTATCGGCATGGTTCTGGGGTTGCAGGGCTATCTCATTCTGACCACCTACAGTGCCGAAGCCAGTCTGGGCATGATGGTGGCGCTGTCCCTGTTGCGTGAACTTGGCCCGGTCGTGACCGCGCTGCTGTTTGCCGGACGCGCGGGTTCTGCGTTAACCGCTGAACTGGGTCTGATGAAAGCCACCGAGCAAATCTCCAGCCTGGAAATGATGGCAATAGATCCGCTGCGCCGCGTTGTAGCACCGCGTTTCTGGGCCGGTCTGATTTCCATGCCTCTGCTGACGGCGATTTTCGTCGCCGTCGGGATCTGGGGCGGTTCGCTGGTAGGCGTGGACTGGAAAGGTATCGACAGCGGTTTCTTCTGGTCTGCAATGCAAACTGCAGTAGACTGGCGTAAAGACCTGCTTAACTGCCTGATTAAAAGCCTTGTTTTCGCTATCACCGTGACCTGGATTGCGTTGTTCAATGGCTATGATGCAATCCCGACATCCGAAGGGATCAGCCGGGCAACGACACGTACTGTGGTGCATTCGTCACTGGCGGTGCTGGGATTGGATTTTGTGCTAACAGCACTGATGTTTGGAAATTAA
- the mlaD gene encoding outer membrane lipid asymmetry maintenance protein MlaD: protein MQTKKSEIWVGAFLIIALIAVVFLCLKVADIRSIGSDPTYRISADFDNIGGLKSGSPVKVGGVVIGRVSSITLDKNYSPRVEMDIDQKYNQIPSTSTLAIRTSGLLGEQFLALNIGFQDPEMGTTILKNGGVIQDTKSALVLEDLIGQFLYKSGDGKADPDATAAPDATAAPDATTAPQPAAH, encoded by the coding sequence ATGCAAACGAAAAAGAGTGAGATTTGGGTTGGCGCATTTTTAATCATCGCATTGATCGCGGTGGTCTTCCTGTGCCTGAAAGTAGCTGATATCCGTTCCATCGGTTCGGATCCGACCTACCGTATTTCTGCGGACTTCGACAATATCGGCGGCCTGAAAAGCGGCTCACCGGTGAAAGTCGGCGGCGTGGTGATTGGTCGCGTCAGCAGCATTACGCTGGATAAAAATTATTCTCCGCGTGTGGAAATGGATATCGACCAGAAATACAACCAGATCCCAAGCACCAGTACGCTGGCTATTCGCACCTCGGGTTTACTGGGTGAACAATTCCTGGCGCTGAACATTGGATTTCAAGACCCTGAGATGGGAACGACTATCCTTAAAAACGGTGGCGTTATTCAGGACACGAAATCTGCGCTGGTTCTTGAAGACCTGATTGGCCAGTTCCTTTACAAGAGCGGCGACGGTAAGGCTGACCCTGATGCAACGGCTGCACCTGATGCAACGGCTGCACCTGATGCTACTACAGCACCACAGCCGGCTGCCCATTAA